A genomic region of Glycine max cultivar Williams 82 chromosome 15, Glycine_max_v4.0, whole genome shotgun sequence contains the following coding sequences:
- the FRD3a gene encoding ferric reductase defective 3a isoform X1, with protein sequence MDIMDENGSSSNAPKNKRNLPVSVFFKDARHVFKMDSIAKEILGIAFPSALAVAADPIASLIDTAFIGHLGPVELAAAGVSIALFNQASRITIFPLVSITTSFVAEESTIEKINTEKKLTDKTKSKEVMHDDHSLQDIEKGASKEKNETPTESSAVRGNTTCVPENVEMDDCNTSICKSTTETSSSSNKSVSKAGRKKRHIASASTALLFGTILGLLQATTLIFAAKPLLAAMGLKPDSPMLNPAIKYLRLRSLGAPAVLLSLAMQGIFRGFKDTTTPLYVILSGYALNVILDPVLIFYCKLGIKGAAISHVLSQYLMALALMVILTRKVDLVPPSIKDLQIFRFLKNGGLLLARVIAVTFCQTLAASLAARFGPIPMAAFQTCLQVWLTSSLLADGLAVAVQAILACSFAEKDYEKVLVAATRTLQMSFVLGVGLSFAVGVGLYFGAGIFSKSVLVVHLIRIGLPFVAATQPINSLAFVFDGVNYGASDFAYSAYSLVTVSLASVASLFLLSKSKGFVGIWIALTIYMSLRMFAGVWRMGTGTGPWRFLRGRSMS encoded by the exons GATATCATGGACGAGAATGGTAGCTCAAGTAATGCACCCAAGAACAAGAGAAACCTACCTGTCTCAGTTTTCTTCAAAGATGCAAG ACATGTTTTCAAGATGGATTCCATTGCTAAGGAGATTCTTGGGATTGCATTCCCATCTGCACTGGCTGTTGCTGCTGATCCCATTGCTTCTCTTATAGACACAGCATTCATAGGCCATTTGG GGCCCGTGGAGCTTGCTGCCGCAGGAGTGTCCATTGCTTTGTTCAACCAAGCTTCAAGGATAACCATCTTCCCTTTGGTTAGCATCACAACTTCCTTTGTGGCTGAGGAAAGTACCATTGAAAAAATCAATACAGAAAAGAAGTTAACTGATAAGACCAAGTCCAAGGAAGTAATGCACGATGATCATTCGCTTCAAGACATAGAGAAAGGTGCAtccaaagagaaaaatgagacTCCAACAGAATCTTCTGCTGTAAGGGGTAACACAACTTGTGTACCTGAGAATGTGGAAATGGATG ATTGCAATACAAGTATATGCAAGTCTACCACTGAAACTAGTAGTAGTAGCAACAAGAGTGTTTCAAAAGCTGGAAGGAAGAAGCGACACATTGCTTCAGCATCAACAGCATTACTTTTTGGCACAATCCTTGGTCTCCTTCAAGCTACAACCCTTATATTTGCCGCCAAACCTCTATTAGCTGCAATGGGTCTGAAAcct GATTCTCCTATGCTAAACCCTGCTATTAAATACTTGAGATTGAGATCATTAGGTGCTCCTGCAGTGCTTCTCTCCTTGGCCATGCAAGGAATCTTTCGAGGATTCAAGGACACTACAACTCCTTTATATGTTATTC TTTCGGGGTATGCATTGAATGTCATTTTGGATCCAGTGCTTATCTTCTACTGCAAATTGGGCATCAAAGGTGCAGCCATTTCACATGTGCTCTCTCA GTACTTGATGGCATTGGCACTCATGGTGATATTAACTAGAAAAGTGGATCTTGTTCCTCCAAGTATTAAAGACTTGCAGATTTTCAGGTTTCTTAAAAATG gAGGTCTGTTGTTGGCAAGAGTAATAGCTGTGACATTCTGCCAGACCTTGGCAGCCTCATTGGCAGCAAGGTTTGGTCCAATTCCTATGGCTGCATTCCAAACCTGCTTGCAAGTGTGGCTCACATCTTCCCTTCTTGCTGATGGTTTGGCTGTTGCTGTACAG GCAATTCTAGCTTGTTCCTTTGCTGAGAAAGATTATGAAAAGGTGCTTGTTGCGGCAACACGAACACTGCAGATGAGTTTTGTTTTAGGAGTTGGACTCTCTTTTGCAGTTGGAGTTGGATTGTATTTTGGAGCTGGAATCTTTTCCAAAAGTGTTCTTGTTGTGCACTTAATCAGAATAGGCCTCCCG TTTGTTGCTGCCACACAACCAATCAATTCATTAGCCTTCGTATTTGATGGTGTGAACTATGGAGCATCTGATTTTGCATATTCTGCATACTCCTTG GTCACGGTGTCACTAGCAAGTGTTGCTTCATTGTTCCTTCTCTCTAAGAGCAAAGGTTTCGTTGGGATCTGGATTGCACTAACCATCTACATGAGTCTTCGCATGTTTGCTGGCGTGTGGAG GATGGGAACAGGAACTGGACCTTGGCGTTTTCTCAGAGGCCGCTCAATGTCTTGA
- the FRD3a gene encoding ferric reductase defective 3a: protein MDENGSSSNAPKNKRNLPVSVFFKDARHVFKMDSIAKEILGIAFPSALAVAADPIASLIDTAFIGHLGPVELAAAGVSIALFNQASRITIFPLVSITTSFVAEESTIEKINTEKKLTDKTKSKEVMHDDHSLQDIEKGASKEKNETPTESSAVRGNTTCVPENVEMDDCNTSICKSTTETSSSSNKSVSKAGRKKRHIASASTALLFGTILGLLQATTLIFAAKPLLAAMGLKPDSPMLNPAIKYLRLRSLGAPAVLLSLAMQGIFRGFKDTTTPLYVILSGYALNVILDPVLIFYCKLGIKGAAISHVLSQYLMALALMVILTRKVDLVPPSIKDLQIFRFLKNGGLLLARVIAVTFCQTLAASLAARFGPIPMAAFQTCLQVWLTSSLLADGLAVAVQAILACSFAEKDYEKVLVAATRTLQMSFVLGVGLSFAVGVGLYFGAGIFSKSVLVVHLIRIGLPFVAATQPINSLAFVFDGVNYGASDFAYSAYSLVTVSLASVASLFLLSKSKGFVGIWIALTIYMSLRMFAGVWRMGTGTGPWRFLRGRSMS from the exons ATGGACGAGAATGGTAGCTCAAGTAATGCACCCAAGAACAAGAGAAACCTACCTGTCTCAGTTTTCTTCAAAGATGCAAG ACATGTTTTCAAGATGGATTCCATTGCTAAGGAGATTCTTGGGATTGCATTCCCATCTGCACTGGCTGTTGCTGCTGATCCCATTGCTTCTCTTATAGACACAGCATTCATAGGCCATTTGG GGCCCGTGGAGCTTGCTGCCGCAGGAGTGTCCATTGCTTTGTTCAACCAAGCTTCAAGGATAACCATCTTCCCTTTGGTTAGCATCACAACTTCCTTTGTGGCTGAGGAAAGTACCATTGAAAAAATCAATACAGAAAAGAAGTTAACTGATAAGACCAAGTCCAAGGAAGTAATGCACGATGATCATTCGCTTCAAGACATAGAGAAAGGTGCAtccaaagagaaaaatgagacTCCAACAGAATCTTCTGCTGTAAGGGGTAACACAACTTGTGTACCTGAGAATGTGGAAATGGATG ATTGCAATACAAGTATATGCAAGTCTACCACTGAAACTAGTAGTAGTAGCAACAAGAGTGTTTCAAAAGCTGGAAGGAAGAAGCGACACATTGCTTCAGCATCAACAGCATTACTTTTTGGCACAATCCTTGGTCTCCTTCAAGCTACAACCCTTATATTTGCCGCCAAACCTCTATTAGCTGCAATGGGTCTGAAAcct GATTCTCCTATGCTAAACCCTGCTATTAAATACTTGAGATTGAGATCATTAGGTGCTCCTGCAGTGCTTCTCTCCTTGGCCATGCAAGGAATCTTTCGAGGATTCAAGGACACTACAACTCCTTTATATGTTATTC TTTCGGGGTATGCATTGAATGTCATTTTGGATCCAGTGCTTATCTTCTACTGCAAATTGGGCATCAAAGGTGCAGCCATTTCACATGTGCTCTCTCA GTACTTGATGGCATTGGCACTCATGGTGATATTAACTAGAAAAGTGGATCTTGTTCCTCCAAGTATTAAAGACTTGCAGATTTTCAGGTTTCTTAAAAATG gAGGTCTGTTGTTGGCAAGAGTAATAGCTGTGACATTCTGCCAGACCTTGGCAGCCTCATTGGCAGCAAGGTTTGGTCCAATTCCTATGGCTGCATTCCAAACCTGCTTGCAAGTGTGGCTCACATCTTCCCTTCTTGCTGATGGTTTGGCTGTTGCTGTACAG GCAATTCTAGCTTGTTCCTTTGCTGAGAAAGATTATGAAAAGGTGCTTGTTGCGGCAACACGAACACTGCAGATGAGTTTTGTTTTAGGAGTTGGACTCTCTTTTGCAGTTGGAGTTGGATTGTATTTTGGAGCTGGAATCTTTTCCAAAAGTGTTCTTGTTGTGCACTTAATCAGAATAGGCCTCCCG TTTGTTGCTGCCACACAACCAATCAATTCATTAGCCTTCGTATTTGATGGTGTGAACTATGGAGCATCTGATTTTGCATATTCTGCATACTCCTTG GTCACGGTGTCACTAGCAAGTGTTGCTTCATTGTTCCTTCTCTCTAAGAGCAAAGGTTTCGTTGGGATCTGGATTGCACTAACCATCTACATGAGTCTTCGCATGTTTGCTGGCGTGTGGAG GATGGGAACAGGAACTGGACCTTGGCGTTTTCTCAGAGGCCGCTCAATGTCTTGA